The genomic window CTTTAATATTTCGTTTGCCAAAACGATTGCAAAGCATCCAAACACATTAATAATATTTATATATTAATTAATAATCATGCAACGCAAATCCCAATTCTCCAATGATACCAATGGAATTGCCCCTGCGGTTGGTATTATTCTTATGTTGATCATTACGATAATTCTAGCAGCAGTTATCGGTATATCTGCTTTTGATATTACTTCCAAACTCAAAGAACCTCCTGAACAGATGAGTTTTGAGAAAGCAGAAGTATTGCTGGGTGCGGAGTACAGAGATTACTGGGCAGGGTCTGGGAGTAACGAGACACATGGAGATATTGACCTCATATATCTGGATTATTTACACGGACAGAAGGTTAAAGGTGACGAAATTGGCTCTATAATTATACGATGGAAAAATTCCAGCGGAGAAGGAGGAGAACTCAGGTTTGTGAATCCTGCCTATTTTAACGAAGAAACTCAACAAAAATACCATAATGAAGATGTAGGCACATTCTGTACAGGGGATTTGAGTGCAGGAGATAGACTGGCAATTCGAATGGTCCATAATCGGTACCAATATACAGGTGAAACTCCCCGAGATGAAATTGGGGTACAATATGTGGAATCAAATTCAAATCAGGTAGATGTTGTAGGCAAATACCCTTTTTTCAGAACAGAAGGGAGATACCCTGTTGATTTTGAAGGGGATCGACCAATGGAAGCCAAAGACCAGGTAGAAATAACTTTTCTGGGACCAGATCACTATTTTGTCATAAGCAAGATAACTGCTACGGCCAAAGAATACACAGAAAATGCAAAGGGAGACAGTAAATTGGAATGTCCAAGTTGAACTTCCAATATATTCCATCTCTTTTTGGAATATAAATTATTATACATACCCGCATTACCCCAGATTTGCCTTGAGGACCTGTACAAGTTCATTCACTCCAATTCCATTCCTGGAACATACCTGATTAACACAATCAGCAGGCGCACGATTTTCCTGTATGGCGATATCCATAATTTCCCGACACACATTTGCGTATCTTTCTTCAATCTCACAAAGTTCAGGTGCCTCTGTGCTCCAGGACAGAGCACCGCGTGCTATCTTTGAATTATAAGACATTAACGTATCACTATAATGGTTATTCTCCACTATCCACTCCACCGAATCTGCAATCATACAAATACCCCAGAAATATATATCGTATATATACTATATAAATTTAGTTATTCCAAAAAAATAGCTTCCTGGATTTGCTGCAGTCACAAATGTAAATGTGGTTCAAATTTCGCAACTAGTAGAACATTTCCTGTCAGGGAACAAATATTACTAAAACTGGTATTGGAAAAATAATTATTTCTATACTTTCTTTCTTATCATTCGTACATCTAATCCTTTATACTGCCAGCAAGAAATATACTATAGAGGTGGCGGTATGAAGTCTAAAATAAAATTAATCGTATTAGTTGCAATCCTTTTTGCAATAATTTCAATAGCAACTGCAGAAAATACAGAGGCAGAAGAATGTTGTCCAGTAGAGATCCCTTCAGCGATAATCACGGTCGAAGCGAACCCTGTACCTGGTAGTAATGGGAATTATTTTGATTTACAACTGGGTGACGTTCCTGCAGGTTACGATATAAGTAATGGGACATGGACTGGCTGGTGTGCCGACAGTCGTGTGTTCATTACACCTGAAACATTGTATGATACTAATGTCTATTGCAGTGAGAATTCCTCAATGCCTGACTACACGAATGACGATGAGCATTGGGACAAGGTCAATTATGTAATTAACAGATACCGTAATGGAGCCTACGATACTCAATTAAGTTCTACACCCAAAGCAGACTGGAAGGAAGTTCAGGCTGCAGTCTGGAATCTTACAGATGCGAATCCTAATTACCAAGGATTTTTTACAACGGCATCTCAATATATTATCGATGATGCATATGCAAACGGGATTGGTTTTTGTCCGGGTGAGAATGATATTGCTATCGTGGTGATTGATCCTTATGGCAGCGACCCAGATGATCATAAACAACTGTTATTCATTGAAGTAGGTGCAATGATTGATATCGAGAAATACACCAACGGAGAAGATGCTGACAACAAAACGGGTCCACTGGTACTTAATGGAAACAATGTTGAATGGACCTACAATGTGACTAATACCGGTTATTACAATTTGACAGATGTCAATATAACCGATGACAAACTTGGACACATAGGAACCATCACATTGTTACAGGCAGGCCAATCACAGGAATTCACAGCAAATGGAATTGCTGGCCTGGGACAGTATGCAAACAATGCAACTGTAGTAGGTACACCTCCATCAGGGCCCAATGTCAGTGATTCAGATCCGAGTCACTATCTGGGGGTTAATGCAACAATAGGGGATTTCCTGTGGAATGATACTGCAAATAACAATGGAATCCAGGAAGCTGGTGAACCGGGAATTGAAGGAGTGAACGTCAATCTATACAACTTCAGTGATGACTCACTCCTGGAAACTACAGTAACAAACGCAAGTGGATACTATAACTTCAGTGTTGCAGCCGGAGAGTATTATATAGAATTCGATTTGCTGCCCGGCCACATTTTCAGTCCAGAAAAACAGGGTACTGACAATGAATACGATAGTGATGTTGATCCTGCTATGGGAAGAACCGGGAAAATAGACGTTCAAACAACCGATTTCAATATGACTTTCGATGCAGGAATGTTTGAAGTGATTCCTGGTATTGATATTGAAAAATCTACCAATGGAGAGGATGCGGATAATAAGACAGGACCATACATCCGATTGAACTATGAAGTTGTATGGGAGTTCAATGTTACCAATACCGGTAATGTCAATTTGACCGATATTGAAGTGACCGACGATGAACTTGGATCGATTGGAACGATCCCATTGTTACAGCCTGGTGAATCCTGTGTATTGACCGAAAGTGGAACTGCCAGTTTGGGTCAATATGAGAACACAGCTATGGCTGAAGGCGTGCCACCAATTGGACCCAATGTAACTGATTCGGACATGAGTCATTACTTCGGACACGATTCGCAACCCAATTTTGAAGTGCCAACGGCAAATCCTCTGTTAATAATCGGAATGCTGGGACTTGCTGGTGTAATGGGTTTAAGACGGAAAGAAAAATGAGAATGGATTAATCATATCCATTCTTTATCATGAAAAGCATAAGACTCCTTCCGTAAGGTAGGAGATGAATGCACCTTTTTTAACACAAAATATATCTGGATATATAAATTATATAAATATAGTTGTTCCCAAAAACTGCTCTTTTTTTAATAGCAAATCATGATGATTTGAACAATGCAAACCGTCCCCTAACCGGTTTGTAATCCTGAAACCCCTTACCAAACGTCCTGATAAATGGTTCGTATGTTTATATCTGGGTCCTTCACCAATGATTTAACATTGAAACTAAGCTAGTAATGTGTAAAAATCATACTTAATATAAATACGGGGAAGGGGCATGAGATCAAAAGGGCTTAAAGCATTCTGTTATACATTCATAGTTACCCTGTTGCTAATTGGACTGGGAAGTATTGCTGTTGCGGATTCCGATGAAGTGAATATCACAATTAACGATGCAAGCATAGGGTTTGCCAATCATACAAGTTCTGACACTGAAGGAAACTGGATAGCTGTTAAGGGTGGAGAAGAATTCCGGTTACCCCATCCAATATCTTTTACCTATCAGGGAATAAATGCAACAGATTTCGATTATGGTAGTGCACCCATAAATATAACCATGGATGCAGATGACGATTATGCTGTCACCTATCCCTTTGCAAATCATTCAATGTTCACCGATATACCTGGGCAGAACGATGTAGAGCTTGAGTTTTATGGTTCAGATATG from Methanohalophilus halophilus includes these protein-coding regions:
- a CDS encoding type IV pilin, with the translated sequence MQRKSQFSNDTNGIAPAVGIILMLIITIILAAVIGISAFDITSKLKEPPEQMSFEKAEVLLGAEYRDYWAGSGSNETHGDIDLIYLDYLHGQKVKGDEIGSIIIRWKNSSGEGGELRFVNPAYFNEETQQKYHNEDVGTFCTGDLSAGDRLAIRMVHNRYQYTGETPRDEIGVQYVESNSNQVDVVGKYPFFRTEGRYPVDFEGDRPMEAKDQVEITFLGPDHYFVISKITATAKEYTENAKGDSKLECPS
- a CDS encoding SdrD B-like domain-containing protein — its product is MKSKIKLIVLVAILFAIISIATAENTEAEECCPVEIPSAIITVEANPVPGSNGNYFDLQLGDVPAGYDISNGTWTGWCADSRVFITPETLYDTNVYCSENSSMPDYTNDDEHWDKVNYVINRYRNGAYDTQLSSTPKADWKEVQAAVWNLTDANPNYQGFFTTASQYIIDDAYANGIGFCPGENDIAIVVIDPYGSDPDDHKQLLFIEVGAMIDIEKYTNGEDADNKTGPLVLNGNNVEWTYNVTNTGYYNLTDVNITDDKLGHIGTITLLQAGQSQEFTANGIAGLGQYANNATVVGTPPSGPNVSDSDPSHYLGVNATIGDFLWNDTANNNGIQEAGEPGIEGVNVNLYNFSDDSLLETTVTNASGYYNFSVAAGEYYIEFDLLPGHIFSPEKQGTDNEYDSDVDPAMGRTGKIDVQTTDFNMTFDAGMFEVIPGIDIEKSTNGEDADNKTGPYIRLNYEVVWEFNVTNTGNVNLTDIEVTDDELGSIGTIPLLQPGESCVLTESGTASLGQYENTAMAEGVPPIGPNVTDSDMSHYFGHDSQPNFEVPTANPLLIIGMLGLAGVMGLRRKEK